Genomic segment of Streptomyces brevispora:
AGATCCTCGCCGCCCGGTACGGCTTCGACGCCCGTTCCCAAGAGCCTCCCGGCGGCAGGGAGGCGTTCAAGGCCACCGCCCTGCCCGAACTGAACGCCGCCCCCCTGCTCAGACACGGCGCGCGAGTCGGCACCAGCGCACCCGACAGCCTCCGCGCCGGCCTTGTGGCTGCAGCGCGGAAGAACCGGACACTGCGGCTGTGGATCGTCGACTCGGTATGGCACTTCAGCGACTTCACGGACGAGGGACGCGACACCGCCTCAACCATGGCCGAACTGAGGACCCTCGCCCGCGAACACGACCTGGCCGTCCTTGTCACCTCACAGGTCCTCACCACCGACCCGCAAGACCCGGACGAGCCGGTCACTGCAGCCCACCTGCCGGACGGCATGGCCTCGCACAGTGACAGAGTTCTCGTCCTGGACCGGCCCGGCACCGAGCGGCTGCGGCGTGGCGACACCTATCCGACCGCCGCCACCCTGCGCAGCCTGTCCAGGCCAGGCTTCGAAGTCGAACTCGAACTCGAGCCGGAGCACTGCCGG
This window contains:
- a CDS encoding DnaB-like helicase C-terminal domain-containing protein, yielding MSLPTAGRSTLALNVALHNAMEGICALFTSGEITSRSLGQKILAARYGFDARSQEPPGGREAFKATALPELNAAPLLRHGARVGTSAPDSLRAGLVAAARKNRTLRLWIVDSVWHFSDFTDEGRDTASTMAELRTLAREHDLAVLVTSQVLTTDPQDPDEPVTAAHLPDGMASHSDRVLVLDRPGTERLRRGDTYPTAATLRSLSRPGFEVELELEPEHCRFVLA